A section of the Polynucleobacter sp. AP-Sving-400A-A2 genome encodes:
- the rpoC gene encoding DNA-directed RNA polymerase subunit beta' — MKALLDLFKQTQGDEQFDVIKIGLASPEKIRSWSFGEVRKPETINYRTFKPERDGLFCAKIFGPTKDYECLCGKYKRLKFRGVICEKCGVEVTLAKVRRERMGHIELAAPVAHIWFLKSLPSRLGMVLDMTLRDIERVLYFEAYVIVDPGMTPEGAMKRGQIMSEDEYIAKTEEYGDGAFTAIMGAEGIRDLLRSIDIDREVETIRADLKATGSDAKIKKYAKRLKVLEAFQTSGIKPDWMIMEVLPVLPPELRPLVPLDGGRFATSDLNDLYRRVINRNNRLKRLLELRAPEIIVRNEKRMLQEAVDSLLDNGRRGKAMTGANKRPLKSLAEMIKGKSGRFRQNLLGKRVDYSGRSVIVVGPTLKLHQCGLPKLMALELFKPFIFNKLETLGIATTIKAAKKEVESQTPIVWDILEEVIREHPIMLNRAPTLHRLGIQAFEPMLIEGKAIQLHPLVCAAFNADFDGDQMAVHVPLSLEAQMEARTLMLASNNVLFPANGEPSIVPSQDVVLGLYYATRDKINGKGEGMVFANITEVMRAYDAGQVELASRVAVRITEFEIVDKKAEGDSRFAEKTSIYQTSVGRAILSEILPKGMTFEEINKPLKKKEISRLINTSFRKCGLRETVIFADRLLQSGFRLATNAGISVAIDDMLIPSSKERIITEASTKVKEYDKQFMSGLVTNQERYNNVVDIWGAAGDQVGKAMMDELSHVDVIDRNGKTVRQESFNSIYMMADSGARGSAAQIRQLAGMRGLMAKPDGSIIETPITANFREGLNVLQYFISTHGARKGLADTALKTANSGYLTRRLCDVTQDLVVIEDDCGATSGVTMKALVEGGEIIEALRDRILGRVCIDDVVHPDTQEVIVPHDTLLDEDHVDQIVALGIDEVKVRTVLSCLTRFGLCAKCYGRDLGRGGLVNVGEAVGVIAAQSIGEPGTQLTMRTFHIGGAASRALVASNIEAKSNGALKFSGTMRVVKNAKGEQIVISRSGEAVIIDDNGRERERHKVPYGATLLFKEDAAVKAGASLATWDPLTRPIISEYAGIARFDNVEEGVTVAKQVDEVTGLSTLVVIDGKRRSAASKGVRPMINLVDAKGGEVMIAGTDHPVNIGLQVGALITVKDGQKVEVGEVLARIPIESQKTRDITGGLPRVAELFEARSPKDAAVLAKVTGTVSFGKETKGKQRLVITDMDGEANEFLIPKEKQVLVHDGQVVNKGEMIVEGPADPHDILTLRGIEELAIYIVDEVQDVYRLQGVKINDKHIEVIVRQMLRRVQITDGGDTAYITGEQVERSKLYDANDAVIAQGKRPAQFENVLLGITKASLSTDSFISAASFQETTRVLTEAAIMGKTDTLRGLKENVIIGRLIPAGTGLSYRRARKVREQFERDRAQMIAAEEEAMADMPVEIEAEVIVPAGEADPS; from the coding sequence ATGAAAGCATTGCTCGATTTATTTAAGCAAACGCAGGGTGATGAGCAGTTTGATGTCATCAAGATTGGTCTTGCATCCCCTGAGAAAATCCGCTCATGGTCTTTTGGTGAAGTACGCAAACCAGAAACCATCAACTACCGGACTTTTAAGCCCGAGCGTGATGGTTTGTTCTGCGCCAAGATTTTTGGACCAACCAAAGACTACGAGTGCTTATGCGGTAAGTACAAGCGTTTAAAGTTCCGCGGCGTTATCTGTGAGAAGTGCGGCGTTGAAGTTACGCTCGCTAAGGTACGTCGTGAGCGCATGGGCCACATTGAGTTGGCAGCCCCTGTAGCGCACATCTGGTTCTTGAAGTCCTTGCCATCCCGTTTGGGTATGGTTCTCGATATGACCCTTCGGGATATCGAACGCGTTCTTTACTTCGAAGCCTATGTCATTGTTGATCCTGGTATGACTCCTGAAGGCGCCATGAAGCGCGGCCAGATCATGTCCGAAGACGAGTACATTGCCAAGACTGAAGAGTATGGTGACGGTGCGTTTACTGCCATCATGGGCGCTGAAGGTATTCGTGATCTCTTGCGCTCGATTGATATCGATCGTGAAGTAGAGACCATTCGTGCCGACTTAAAAGCTACTGGTAGTGATGCCAAGATCAAGAAATACGCTAAGCGCTTAAAAGTGCTCGAGGCGTTCCAGACTTCAGGTATTAAGCCTGACTGGATGATCATGGAAGTATTGCCAGTATTGCCACCCGAATTGCGCCCATTGGTGCCATTGGATGGCGGTCGCTTTGCTACCTCCGATTTGAACGATCTTTATCGTCGTGTGATTAACCGTAATAACCGTTTAAAGCGTTTGTTAGAGTTGCGCGCACCAGAAATCATCGTTCGCAACGAAAAACGGATGTTGCAAGAAGCGGTTGACTCATTGCTCGACAACGGTCGTCGCGGTAAGGCTATGACTGGCGCTAACAAGCGTCCTCTCAAGTCCTTGGCTGAGATGATTAAAGGTAAGAGCGGTCGTTTCCGTCAAAACTTGTTGGGTAAACGTGTTGACTACTCGGGTCGTTCAGTCATCGTAGTTGGCCCAACATTGAAATTGCATCAGTGCGGCTTGCCAAAATTGATGGCCTTGGAATTGTTTAAACCGTTTATTTTCAACAAGCTTGAGACTTTAGGAATCGCAACTACGATTAAGGCTGCGAAGAAAGAAGTTGAAAGCCAGACTCCAATCGTTTGGGACATTCTCGAAGAAGTGATTCGTGAACATCCGATCATGTTGAATCGTGCGCCTACTTTGCACCGTCTTGGTATTCAGGCTTTCGAGCCAATGCTGATTGAAGGTAAGGCGATCCAATTGCATCCATTAGTCTGCGCGGCATTTAATGCCGACTTTGACGGTGACCAAATGGCGGTTCACGTTCCTTTGTCGCTCGAAGCGCAAATGGAAGCACGTACCTTGATGTTGGCTTCGAACAACGTATTGTTCCCAGCTAACGGCGAACCATCCATCGTTCCGTCTCAGGACGTGGTCTTGGGTCTGTACTATGCTACTCGTGACAAGATCAACGGTAAAGGCGAAGGTATGGTTTTCGCCAACATTACTGAAGTAATGCGTGCCTATGATGCTGGCCAGGTTGAATTAGCCTCCCGCGTTGCTGTACGTATTACCGAATTTGAGATCGTGGACAAAAAGGCAGAGGGCGATTCCCGTTTTGCTGAAAAGACTTCGATTTATCAAACCTCAGTTGGTCGTGCAATCTTGTCAGAAATCTTACCTAAGGGTATGACTTTTGAGGAAATCAATAAGCCTCTGAAGAAAAAAGAAATCTCACGCTTGATCAACACTTCATTCCGTAAGTGCGGTCTTCGTGAAACGGTGATTTTTGCTGACCGTCTCTTACAGTCCGGTTTCCGTTTGGCGACTAACGCCGGTATCTCGGTTGCAATCGACGATATGCTGATTCCTAGCTCTAAAGAGCGCATCATCACTGAAGCTTCAACTAAGGTTAAGGAATATGACAAGCAGTTCATGTCAGGTCTCGTAACCAATCAAGAGCGTTATAACAACGTGGTTGATATTTGGGGCGCTGCTGGTGACCAAGTTGGTAAGGCGATGATGGACGAGTTGTCACACGTTGACGTAATCGACCGTAACGGTAAAACTGTGCGCCAAGAATCCTTCAACTCCATCTACATGATGGCGGATTCTGGTGCGCGTGGATCTGCAGCGCAGATTCGTCAGTTAGCTGGTATGCGTGGTTTGATGGCCAAGCCTGATGGCTCCATTATTGAAACCCCAATTACTGCGAACTTCCGTGAAGGTTTGAATGTATTGCAGTACTTCATCTCAACCCATGGCGCACGTAAAGGTTTGGCTGATACTGCGCTGAAGACGGCGAACTCAGGTTACTTGACACGTCGTTTGTGTGACGTTACTCAAGACCTCGTTGTCATTGAGGATGATTGCGGAGCAACCTCTGGCGTAACGATGAAGGCGCTTGTTGAGGGCGGCGAAATTATCGAAGCATTGCGTGACCGTATTTTGGGTCGTGTATGTATTGATGACGTCGTTCATCCTGACACACAAGAAGTCATCGTTCCACACGACACCTTGCTCGACGAAGATCACGTTGATCAAATCGTTGCCTTAGGTATCGATGAAGTAAAAGTTCGCACAGTGTTGTCATGCTTAACTCGCTTTGGCTTGTGCGCTAAGTGCTACGGACGTGATTTAGGTCGCGGTGGCTTGGTGAACGTGGGTGAAGCAGTTGGCGTGATCGCTGCTCAGTCCATCGGTGAGCCAGGTACACAGTTGACTATGCGTACCTTCCACATTGGTGGCGCAGCGTCACGTGCATTGGTTGCAAGCAATATTGAAGCCAAGTCTAACGGCGCCTTGAAGTTCTCCGGCACGATGCGTGTTGTGAAGAACGCTAAAGGTGAGCAGATCGTGATTTCACGTTCTGGCGAAGCAGTCATCATTGACGATAACGGTCGTGAGCGTGAGCGTCATAAAGTGCCTTACGGTGCAACTCTCTTGTTTAAAGAAGATGCAGCAGTTAAGGCCGGCGCAAGCTTAGCTACATGGGATCCGTTAACACGTCCAATTATTTCTGAGTACGCTGGTATTGCTCGCTTTGACAACGTTGAAGAAGGCGTTACTGTAGCTAAGCAGGTTGACGAAGTAACTGGCCTGTCCACTTTGGTGGTGATTGACGGCAAGCGTCGTAGTGCTGCTAGCAAAGGCGTTCGCCCAATGATCAACTTAGTTGATGCCAAAGGTGGCGAAGTGATGATTGCGGGTACAGATCACCCAGTAAACATCGGCTTGCAAGTTGGCGCTTTGATCACTGTTAAAGATGGTCAAAAAGTTGAAGTTGGTGAAGTATTGGCGCGTATTCCAATCGAATCACAGAAGACTCGCGACATTACCGGCGGTTTGCCACGTGTTGCTGAATTGTTTGAAGCACGTTCACCAAAAGATGCTGCTGTATTGGCTAAAGTCACTGGAACTGTTTCCTTCGGTAAAGAAACCAAGGGTAAGCAGCGTTTAGTGATTACTGATATGGACGGCGAAGCTAATGAATTCTTGATTCCTAAAGAGAAACAAGTTCTCGTTCATGACGGTCAAGTTGTGAACAAGGGCGAGATGATTGTGGAAGGCCCTGCCGATCCACACGATATCTTGACACTCAGAGGTATTGAAGAGTTGGCGATTTACATCGTGGACGAAGTTCAAGACGTTTACCGTTTGCAAGGCGTGAAGATTAATGACAAGCACATTGAAGTGATCGTGCGTCAAATGTTGCGTCGCGTGCAAATTACTGATGGTGGCGATACTGCCTACATCACTGGTGAGCAAGTTGAGCGCTCTAAGTTGTATGACGCAAACGATGCTGTGATTGCTCAAGGTAAGCGCCCAGCCCAGTTCGAGAATGTGTTGCTCGGTATTACTAAGGCATCCTTGTCGACAGACAGCTTCATTTCAGCGGCTTCTTTCCAAGAAACCACCCGTGTATTGACCGAAGCCGCGATTATGGGCAAGACCGATACACTCCGTGGCCTCAAGGAAAACGTCATTATTGGCCGCCTGATTCCTGCTGGTACCGGCTTGTCTTACCGCCGTGCACGCAAGGTGAGGGAGCAATTCGAGCGTGATCGCGCTCAAATGATTGCCGCCGAAGAGGAAGCAATGGCTGATATGCCTGTAGAAATAGAGGCTGAAGTGATTGTTCCTGCTGGTGAGGCTGATCCGAGCTAA
- the rpsL gene encoding 30S ribosomal protein S12 yields MPTINQLLRKPRTRLTVKSKSPALQNSPQRRGVCTRVYTTTPKKPNSALRKVAKVRLTNGFEVISYIGGEGHNLQEHSVVLIRGGRVKDLPGVRYHIVRGSLDLQGVKDRKQSRSKYGAKRAKKAA; encoded by the coding sequence ATGCCAACAATTAATCAATTATTACGTAAGCCAAGAACACGGCTGACCGTTAAAAGTAAGAGCCCTGCGTTGCAAAACAGCCCGCAGCGCCGTGGTGTATGTACACGTGTGTACACAACCACTCCTAAGAAGCCTAACTCTGCTCTACGTAAAGTAGCTAAAGTTCGCTTAACCAATGGTTTTGAAGTCATTTCATACATTGGCGGTGAAGGCCATAACCTCCAGGAACACTCAGTTGTGTTGATCCGCGGTGGTCGTGTAAAGGATTTGCCGGGTGTTCGTTACCACATCGTTCGTGGCTCACTTGACTTGCAAGGTGTTAAAGACCGTAAGCAGTCACGTTCCAAGTACGGTGCTAAGCGCGCCAAAAAAGCTGCTTAA
- the rpsG gene encoding 30S ribosomal protein S7 encodes MPRRREVPKREILPDPKFGNVEVAKFMNVLMLDGKKSVAERIVYGAFDHIEKKANKEPLEIFSTAMGNVKPMVEVKSRRVGGANYQVPVEVRPSRRSALAMRWVREAAKKRGEKSMAQRLANELLEAAEGRGGAMKKREEVHRMAEANKAFSHFRF; translated from the coding sequence ATGCCACGTCGTCGTGAAGTTCCCAAACGGGAAATCCTGCCTGATCCAAAATTCGGCAATGTAGAAGTAGCAAAATTCATGAACGTCCTGATGTTGGATGGCAAGAAATCGGTTGCAGAGCGTATCGTTTACGGCGCCTTTGATCACATCGAGAAAAAAGCAAATAAAGAACCACTCGAAATTTTCTCAACAGCTATGGGCAACGTTAAGCCAATGGTTGAGGTGAAGAGCCGTCGTGTTGGTGGCGCTAACTACCAGGTTCCTGTTGAAGTTCGCCCATCACGCCGTTCAGCTTTGGCAATGCGCTGGGTGCGCGAAGCCGCTAAAAAGCGCGGTGAAAAATCTATGGCCCAACGTTTAGCCAACGAATTATTAGAAGCTGCAGAAGGTCGCGGCGGAGCAATGAAGAAGCGTGAAGAAGTTCACCGTATGGCAGAAGCTAATAAAGCTTTCTCACATTTCCGCTTCTAA
- the fusA gene encoding elongation factor G, whose product MARKTPIERYRNIGISAHIDAGKTTTTERVLFYTGVNHKIGEVHDGAATMDWMEQEQERGITITSAATTTFWKGMAGNFPEHRINIIDTPGHVDFTIEVERSMRVLDGACMVYCAVGGVQPQSETVWRQANKYQVPRLAFVNKMDRTGANFFKVYDQMKLRLKANPILIQIPIGAEENFKGVVDLVKMKAIYWDEESQGTKFTYEEIPAELQASAEEWREKLLEAAAESSEELMEKYLGGEALTEEEIKAALRQRTIANEIIPMMCGTAFKNKGVQAMLDAVVELLPSPLDVPPVPCELEDGTPTTREASDKEKFSALAFKIMTDPFVGQLIFFRVYSGMMKSGDTIYNPIKGKKERVGRLLQMHANQREEIKEVYAGDIAAAVGLKDATTGETLCDPDSIVILERMVFPEPVISQAVEPKTKPDQEKMGLALNRLAQEDPSFRVKTDEESGQTIISGMGELHLEILVDRMRREFGVEATVGKPQVAYRETIRKVCEEIEGKFVKQSGGRGQYGHVVLKLEPQAPGKGFEFIDAIKGGVVPREYIPAVEKGIRETLNSGILAGYPVVDIKATLFFGSYHDVDSNENAFKMAGSMAFKDGMRKAAPVLLEPMMAVEVETPEDFMGNVMGDLSSRRGILQGMDDIPGGGKIVRAEVPLAEMFGYSTGLRSLTQGRATYTMEFKHYTEAPKNVAEAVMAAKAK is encoded by the coding sequence GTGGCACGTAAAACCCCTATCGAAAGATACCGCAACATCGGTATTTCTGCGCATATTGACGCAGGTAAGACAACAACAACAGAACGTGTTTTGTTCTACACCGGTGTTAATCACAAAATTGGTGAAGTACATGATGGCGCTGCAACCATGGACTGGATGGAGCAAGAGCAAGAGCGTGGTATCACGATTACTTCTGCTGCTACTACAACATTCTGGAAGGGCATGGCTGGTAATTTTCCAGAGCACCGCATCAATATTATTGATACCCCAGGACACGTAGACTTCACGATTGAAGTTGAGCGTTCAATGCGCGTTTTGGATGGCGCTTGCATGGTCTACTGTGCCGTAGGTGGTGTACAGCCACAATCTGAAACTGTTTGGCGTCAAGCTAATAAATATCAAGTTCCACGTTTAGCATTCGTTAACAAGATGGACCGCACAGGCGCGAATTTCTTTAAGGTCTATGACCAGATGAAATTGCGCTTGAAGGCTAACCCTATCTTGATCCAAATCCCTATCGGCGCTGAAGAAAACTTCAAGGGCGTTGTGGACTTGGTCAAAATGAAGGCCATCTATTGGGACGAGGAATCACAAGGTACTAAATTTACCTACGAAGAAATTCCTGCTGAGTTACAAGCATCCGCTGAAGAGTGGCGTGAGAAGTTGCTTGAAGCCGCTGCTGAAAGCTCAGAAGAGTTGATGGAAAAATACCTTGGCGGTGAAGCATTGACCGAGGAAGAAATTAAAGCAGCATTGCGTCAACGCACAATCGCCAATGAAATCATTCCAATGATGTGTGGAACAGCTTTCAAAAATAAAGGTGTTCAGGCGATGTTGGACGCAGTTGTTGAATTGTTGCCATCACCATTAGATGTTCCGCCAGTTCCTTGTGAATTGGAAGACGGTACGCCTACAACACGTGAAGCTTCCGATAAGGAAAAATTCTCGGCATTGGCATTTAAGATCATGACTGATCCATTCGTAGGTCAGCTTATCTTCTTCCGCGTTTATTCAGGCATGATGAAATCTGGCGATACGATCTACAACCCAATCAAGGGCAAGAAAGAACGTGTTGGGCGCTTGCTGCAGATGCATGCAAATCAACGTGAAGAAATTAAAGAAGTCTACGCAGGTGATATCGCTGCAGCAGTTGGCCTAAAAGACGCAACTACTGGTGAAACCTTGTGTGATCCAGATAGCATTGTTATTTTGGAGCGCATGGTATTCCCAGAGCCAGTGATTTCACAAGCTGTTGAGCCTAAAACAAAGCCTGACCAAGAAAAAATGGGCCTTGCTTTGAATCGCTTGGCACAAGAAGACCCATCATTCCGCGTTAAAACGGATGAAGAGTCGGGTCAAACTATTATTTCTGGAATGGGCGAGCTCCACTTAGAGATTTTGGTTGATCGTATGCGTCGCGAGTTTGGCGTTGAGGCAACTGTTGGTAAGCCACAAGTGGCTTACCGCGAAACCATTCGTAAGGTTTGCGAAGAAATCGAAGGTAAGTTTGTTAAGCAGTCTGGTGGTCGTGGTCAGTATGGACACGTGGTATTGAAGCTTGAGCCACAAGCACCAGGTAAAGGATTTGAATTCATTGACGCTATTAAGGGTGGTGTAGTTCCACGTGAATACATTCCTGCAGTAGAAAAAGGAATTCGTGAGACCTTGAACTCAGGCATTTTGGCTGGCTACCCAGTTGTAGATATCAAGGCTACATTGTTCTTTGGCTCATACCATGATGTTGATTCCAACGAAAACGCTTTCAAGATGGCGGGTTCGATGGCATTTAAAGACGGTATGCGTAAAGCAGCACCAGTGTTGCTTGAGCCAATGATGGCTGTAGAAGTGGAAACACCAGAAGATTTCATGGGTAACGTCATGGGCGATCTTTCATCCCGTCGCGGTATTTTGCAGGGTATGGATGACATCCCAGGCGGTGGCAAGATAGTACGTGCTGAAGTGCCGTTAGCAGAGATGTTTGGCTACTCAACTGGCTTGCGCTCCTTAACCCAAGGTCGCGCTACCTACACCATGGAATTTAAGCATTACACAGAAGCACCTAAAAACGTAGCTGAAGCAGTCATGGCTGCTAAAGCGAAGTAA
- the rpsJ gene encoding 30S ribosomal protein S10, with protein MQNQKIRIRLKAFDYRLIDQSAAEIVDTAKRTGAVVKGPVPLPTRIERFDILRSPHVNKTSRDQLEIRTHLRLMDIVDPTEKTVDALMKLDLPAGVDVEIKLQ; from the coding sequence ATGCAAAACCAAAAAATTCGTATTCGTCTTAAAGCATTTGATTACCGTTTGATCGACCAGTCTGCAGCTGAAATCGTTGATACAGCTAAGCGCACTGGTGCAGTTGTTAAGGGTCCAGTACCTTTGCCAACCCGTATCGAGCGCTTTGACATTCTGCGTTCACCACACGTAAACAAGACTTCACGTGACCAGTTAGAGATTCGTACCCATCTGCGTTTGATGGATATCGTGGATCCTACAGAGAAAACAGTGGATGCCTTGATGAAATTAGATCTTCCAGCAGGTGTGGACGTCGAAATTAAGTTGCAGTAA
- the rplC gene encoding 50S ribosomal protein L3, with the protein MSLGLIGRKIGMTRLFTDDGEAIPVTVIDVSDNRIAQIKTQATDGYDAIQLAHGTRRATRVTKAMAGHFAKAGVMAGNGLNEFQLDAAKIVEMAPGQVIPADTAFAAGQKVDVQGVTIGKGYAGTIKRHHFASGRASHGNSRSHNVPGSIGMAQDPGRVFPGKRMTGHLGDETRTVQNLVIARIDAERNLIMVKGAIPGAPGGKVIVTPAVKTPLKKK; encoded by the coding sequence ATGAGCTTAGGCTTAATCGGTCGCAAGATCGGCATGACCCGTCTATTTACGGACGATGGGGAAGCAATTCCTGTCACCGTAATTGACGTGAGCGACAACAGAATCGCTCAAATCAAGACCCAGGCAACTGATGGCTATGATGCTATCCAGTTGGCACATGGCACACGTAGAGCTACTCGCGTTACCAAAGCAATGGCTGGTCACTTCGCTAAAGCGGGTGTGATGGCTGGTAACGGTCTCAACGAATTCCAATTAGATGCTGCAAAAATCGTAGAAATGGCACCAGGACAAGTAATTCCTGCTGACACTGCATTTGCTGCTGGCCAAAAAGTGGATGTACAAGGTGTAACGATTGGTAAAGGCTACGCCGGTACCATCAAGCGCCACCACTTCGCTTCAGGTCGTGCGTCACACGGTAACTCACGTTCACATAACGTGCCAGGTTCTATCGGTATGGCGCAAGATCCAGGTCGTGTTTTCCCAGGTAAGCGCATGACAGGCCACCTTGGTGACGAAACTCGTACTGTTCAAAATTTAGTCATCGCACGCATTGATGCAGAACGCAATCTCATCATGGTTAAAGGCGCTATTCCAGGTGCCCCAGGCGGTAAAGTGATTGTTACTCCAGCGGTGAAGACACCGTTGAAGAAGAAATAA
- the rplD gene encoding 50S ribosomal protein L4 — protein sequence MELKLLQDNGTLGAGVQASPEVFEREYNEALVHQVVVAYQANARSGNRAQKDREQVKHTTKKPWRQKGTGRARAGMSSSPLWRGGGRIFPNSPEENFSQKVNKKMYRAGMRSILSQLAREGRLNVVDQFTLDAPKTKVLADKVKAMGLDSVLIIVDQVSENLYLASRNLHKVAVCEPQHADPLALVQYKKVLVSKAAIAKIEELLK from the coding sequence ATGGAACTTAAGCTTCTCCAAGACAACGGAACTTTAGGCGCAGGCGTTCAAGCCTCACCAGAAGTATTCGAGCGCGAATATAACGAAGCATTGGTACATCAAGTTGTTGTGGCTTACCAAGCGAATGCACGTAGCGGTAACCGTGCACAAAAAGACCGTGAGCAAGTTAAGCACACAACCAAAAAACCTTGGCGTCAAAAGGGTACTGGTCGTGCACGTGCTGGTATGAGCTCTTCCCCGCTGTGGCGTGGAGGTGGTCGTATATTCCCGAATTCACCTGAAGAAAATTTCAGCCAAAAAGTAAACAAGAAAATGTACCGCGCCGGTATGAGATCTATTTTGTCTCAGTTAGCTCGCGAAGGTCGTTTGAATGTTGTAGACCAATTTACTCTTGATGCTCCAAAAACTAAAGTTTTAGCTGACAAAGTTAAAGCAATGGGCTTGGATTCAGTCTTGATCATCGTTGATCAGGTTAGCGAGAATTTGTATTTGGCATCACGCAACTTGCATAAGGTTGCTGTATGTGAGCCACAGCACGCTGATCCATTAGCTTTAGTTCAATACAAAAAAGTATTGGTAAGCAAAGCAGCGATCGCAAAAATTGAGGAGTTGCTGAAATGA
- the rplW gene encoding 50S ribosomal protein L23 has protein sequence MSQVRKNDHSLMKVLLGPVISEKATMVAEKNEQVVFQVTRDANKSDVKQAVELLFKVQVDSVQIVNQKGKPKRYGRFEGRRDHTKKAYVSLKPGQEINFEAEAN, from the coding sequence ATGAGCCAAGTCCGTAAAAACGATCACAGCTTGATGAAGGTTCTGCTTGGACCGGTTATCTCTGAAAAAGCCACTATGGTTGCAGAGAAAAACGAACAAGTGGTATTCCAAGTTACACGCGACGCCAATAAAAGCGATGTGAAACAGGCAGTTGAGTTGCTCTTTAAAGTGCAAGTTGACTCTGTTCAAATCGTCAATCAAAAAGGTAAGCCAAAGCGCTATGGCCGATTTGAGGGTCGTCGTGACCACACTAAGAAGGCCTACGTTAGCTTGAAGCCAGGTCAAGAAATTAACTTTGAAGCGGAGGCGAATTAA
- the rplB gene encoding 50S ribosomal protein L2 — MPLMKTKPTSPGRRSMVKVVNPDLHKGKPFAALVEPQFQKAGRNNNGHITTRHKGGGHKHHYRVVDFKRNDKDGIPAKVERLEYDPNRSANIALIVFADGERRYILAAKGMTVGQPLMSGSEAPIKSGNNLPIRNIPVGSTIHCVEMLPGKGAQIARSAGGSAVLLAREGVYAQVRLRSGEVRRILIECRATIGEVGNEEHSLRVIGKAGANRWRGIRPTVRGVAMNPVDHPHGGGEGRTGEGRVPVSPWGTPTKGYRTRRNKRTTSMIVQRRQKR; from the coding sequence ATGCCTTTGATGAAGACAAAACCGACCTCACCAGGTCGTCGCTCAATGGTCAAGGTGGTCAATCCTGACCTGCATAAAGGTAAACCTTTTGCAGCGTTAGTAGAGCCACAGTTCCAAAAAGCAGGTCGTAATAATAATGGTCACATCACTACCCGTCATAAGGGTGGTGGTCATAAGCATCACTATCGTGTTGTTGATTTCAAACGCAACGACAAAGATGGTATTCCAGCAAAAGTAGAACGCCTAGAATACGATCCAAACCGCAGTGCAAATATTGCATTGATCGTGTTTGCTGATGGTGAGCGTCGCTATATTTTGGCTGCAAAAGGTATGACCGTTGGTCAACCATTGATGAGTGGCTCTGAAGCCCCAATCAAGTCTGGTAACAATTTGCCAATTCGCAACATTCCAGTTGGTAGCACGATTCACTGTGTAGAAATGTTGCCAGGTAAAGGTGCTCAAATCGCACGTTCAGCCGGTGGTTCTGCAGTGTTATTAGCTCGTGAAGGTGTATACGCTCAGGTGCGCTTGCGCTCTGGTGAAGTACGTCGTATTTTGATCGAGTGTCGCGCTACTATCGGTGAAGTTGGCAATGAAGAGCACAGCTTGCGCGTTATCGGTAAAGCTGGTGCAAATCGCTGGCGTGGTATTCGCCCAACCGTTCGCGGTGTGGCAATGAACCCAGTAGATCACCCACACGGTGGTGGTGAAGGTAGAACTGGCGAAGGCCGTGTACCTGTCTCCCCATGGGGCACACCAACTAAAGGTTATCGTACACGTCGCAATAAGCGTACAACTTCGATGATCGTTCAACGTCGTCAAAAACGTTAA
- the rpsS gene encoding 30S ribosomal protein S19 yields the protein MTRSAKKGPFCEASLVNKVEVAQANKDKKPIKTWSRRSTILPDFIGLTIAVHNGRQHVPVYVSENMVGHKLGEFALTRTFKGHAADKKVTKK from the coding sequence ATGACACGTTCAGCTAAAAAAGGCCCATTTTGCGAAGCCAGCTTAGTAAATAAAGTTGAAGTCGCACAAGCCAACAAAGACAAAAAGCCGATTAAAACTTGGTCACGCCGTTCAACAATCCTCCCAGACTTTATTGGTCTGACGATTGCTGTACATAACGGTCGTCAACACGTTCCGGTATATGTATCAGAAAACATGGTGGGTCATAAGTTAGGCGAATTTGCCTTGACCCGTACTTTCAAAGGTCACGCTGCTGACAAGAAAGTAACGAAGAAGTAA
- the rplV gene encoding 50S ribosomal protein L22 — translation MMEVKAIHKGARISAQKTRLVADQIRGLPIARALNILNFSPKKAAFIVKKVVESAMANAEHNKGADIDELKVSTIIVDKGTSLKRFTARAKGRGNQIEKQTCHITVTLSN, via the coding sequence ATGATGGAAGTTAAAGCTATTCACAAAGGCGCCCGCATTTCTGCGCAAAAGACACGTTTGGTCGCTGATCAGATTCGTGGTTTGCCGATTGCACGCGCATTGAACATTTTGAATTTCAGCCCCAAGAAAGCTGCCTTCATTGTGAAGAAAGTTGTTGAGTCCGCAATGGCCAACGCTGAACACAATAAGGGTGCTGATATTGATGAGCTCAAGGTTTCAACAATTATTGTTGATAAGGGTACTTCCTTGAAGCGCTTCACAGCACGCGCTAAGGGTCGTGGCAATCAAATCGAAAAACAAACATGTCACATTACCGTGACCTTGAGTAACTAA